One Lepus europaeus isolate LE1 chromosome 7, mLepTim1.pri, whole genome shotgun sequence DNA segment encodes these proteins:
- the LOC133763672 gene encoding olfactory receptor 4P4-like: MENRNNVTIFILLGLSQNRETEVLCFVFILFCYLSIWMGNVLIMISITCTQLISQPMYFFLYYLSLSDLCYTSTVTPKLMTDLLTEKKTISYNNCMAQLFIVHFLGGIEIFILTGMAYDRYVAICKPLHYTVIMSRQRCNTIIIACCTGGFVHSASQFLLTIFLPFCGPNEIDHYFCDVYPLLKLACTDTYRIGLLVIVNSGLIALVCFVILMMSYLLILYTISAYPPQSRTKALSTCSSHVTVVVIFFAPVLFIYIRPNVTFAEDKVFALFYTIIAPMFNPLIYTLRNLEMKNAIRNMCQHHFFWERKRAQGK, from the coding sequence atggaaaacagaaataatgtCACCATTTTTATTCTCCTGGGACTTTCTCAGAATAGGGAAACTGAAGTCCTTtgttttgtattcattttattttgctacCTTTCTATTTGGATGGGAAATGTGCTCATAATGATTTCTATCACATGCACTCAGCTTATAAGCCAAcccatgtattttttcctttattaccTGTCGCTCTCTGACCTTTGCTACACATCCACAGTGACCCCTAAACTGATGACAGATTTACTGACAGAAAAGAAGACCATTTCCTATAATAACTGCATGGCACAATTATTTATCGTGCACTTCCTTGGAGGCATCGAGATCTTCATTCTCACGGGAatggcctatgaccgctatgtggccatctgcaagcccCTGCACTACACCGTCATCATGAGCAGGCAACGATGCAACACAATCATCATAGCTTGTTGCACTGGAGGATTTGTGCACTCTGCCAGTCAGTTTCTCCTCACCATCTTCTTACCATTCTGTGGTCCCAATGAAATAGATCACTACTTCTGCGATGTGTATCCCTTACTAAAATTGGCTTGCACTGATACATATAGGATTGGTCTGCTGGTCATAGTTAATTCAGGGCTGATTGCCTTAGTATGTTTTGTGATTTTGATGATGTCTTATCTTCTGATATTATACACCATCAGTGCTTATCCACCACAGAGCCGTACCAAAGCTCTTTCAACTTGTAGTTCTCACGTAACAGTTGTGGTCATATTCTTTGCTCCTGTTCTCTTCATTTACATAAGACCAAATGTGACTTTTGCAGAAGACAAAGTATTTGCTCTTTTCTACACTATCATTGCTCCTATGTTCAACCCTCTGATCTACACACTAAGAAACTTGGAGATGAAAAATGCCATAAGGAACATGTGTCAGCATCACTTCTTTTGGGAAAGGAAGCGAGCCCAAGGAAAGTAA